The DNA window tgtgattctcgaatatttagcatcaaatatcagttcaaatattaatggaatttgttttattattattttattatatataaataatattttattattttattaaataaaaattaaaagtcacccaaatatcagttcaaatattaatggaatttgttttattattattttattatatataaataatattttattattttattaaataaaaattaaaagtcacccataaatttctcaaaaactaagaattttagttatatagacacactttatatagaatagatatatatatatatatactaggttctaggtatatatactaggtagatgttaccaaaaaaaaaaatacaagttttagctactaatattttttttgctacCAAATTTTTTGGTAGTAAATTGGTAGTTGTATTATGGTCTCTGAATGGTAGTTGATGCTATTTTCTTAGCTAATTTTTTGGTAGCAAATTATCTTTATTCTAGTAGcaaaattattagtttttaatatccaataaaattattttgctaCCAAAAATTAGTAGTaaaactaataaattataatgtCCAATAAAACTATCTACTACCGGTTTTTGGtagtaaaattatataaaatagttATATAATAATGATATATTGTCATGAAtagtaaaatagttttttttttcttttatataataaaatatatattatagtacAATCTTTAAGTacaacaaattattttttttaaaaaaaagaaatggtTAAAGTTATTAAATTTGTACACGCATCAGTTCATAAATATTGAGTCACATCTTTAAGTATACACATGAACAAATTTAGAATTAGGTTGGCTTCTTGTTTTGGAATTGTATCTTCTGGTCCTGCACTTAACGAAACTGCAGAGTTTCAGGTGAAAATAGTCCTCAGAGTATAGTATGAGCATCTTTGATTCTGCAAAATAGAATATTAGAAAGAGACAACAAACTCTAACAAATTCTTGGTGATCTAATTAATGTACAACCTAAGTTATATCACTAAAAGTAAGGTTGTTCATCCGATCAAATCTACACTTTGTgatcaaacaacatccaatccgcactaagtgcggatcttaaattttggatccaatccaattcgcaTAACAGTTTAAATctaatccgcaatagtgcggattggatcggttacttttttttttaatgttaaaaattatttaatatttcatcaaaaaattaaatgcaaaaaaaaaacctaCACATAACAATAGGTAGCAGTAGGACAACCAGGTCCATAATTGATAATCTATAAtccaaatctaaaaaaaaaagttccatATTCTAAAATCCAAATCAATCAACCCAcaataaaaacacaaaatagTAAGGACATGTTCCTCCAAATCcatttcagcaaaaaaaaaaaagaaacatgtTCCAAATCCAAATCCAATGCCCCATATTTCTATCaagaaaacaataaataaatgattagtCAAATAATTTTACTATCATCAACTTACTAAAATAGTAAAAGTATAATAACATAATAGTCTTTAAATATTACTTCATGTTCTTTTGTATCTAAGAATTCATTTTCACTCAATCAAGTTTAATTTCAGCAACACCCTTCAAGatttctacatatatatatatatataaaataaatataaaacaccATCATAATAGACTCAATTGTTATGAgattaatacaaaaaataagtataatttattaatattaccTTCTTCTAGACTTTCCACTTCTTCTAATGAATTTCGGATGTCTATTATTGGTTTAGAACAAATTCAATTTTGAGTGCAGATAAGTGCTTCCACTGTCTTTAGTGTCAATGAAGATCTAAAAGGATCAACAAAACGTCCTCTTGCGGAGAATGTAGATTCGGAGGAAACAGTAGAGACCGGAATAGCTAAAACATCTTGAGCAATAATGGAAAGAATCTTAAATCTTGACGCATTGAATTTCCACCAAGTCAAAAGATCAAAATCAACATCATCAACATCCACACATTGCTCCATCAAATATCTATTAACCTCAGTTTTTTTCTCTATATTTTCTTCGTCTCTAACAAATTTTTTATACTGTAAGGAGTATAATTGGTAATCATCCACATCACCACTATGACCATTCCCTTCCATAGTTGTCGCTTATAAtgaatttgtaacacttgaGTCTATTATACTTTTGTTGGAAAGTAAAGAGTACTCTTCAAATATCTTATCCAAAACTGATCTAATCTTCTTTTTCATCTCAACAATCTTTATTTCTTCATTGTTACACAATAATCTAATCAAAAAATTGAGAAACCTTTCCTTGTATCGTGGATCAAGTATCACAACAATAAACATTATGATATTAATTTTGTCTACCCCACACTAATACTTGTTATACTTATGTATCATAGAAGAAGCCATAAAGTATAAGTTTTCATCTTCACTTCCCAACCAAAAGTTTAATTGTGTCTTAATAAAACAAACTTGGTCAAGAAAAGCATTGGCAGTAACATACAAAGAAccagaaaatttaagtgtggcTTCATAAAAAATTCTCTAAGAACTTTGTAAGTACCCTAGCATGAGCCCAATCAACTAAATCAAGAGACTTTTTAGTTGTGCCGCTACAAAATTCACGACTATACCCAACATCATCATCCTCCATTTGGTCAAAAGCTTTCTCAAACTTCTCAGCAACATCTAACATTAACTATGTTGAATTCCATCTAGTTGGAACATCTAAGCAAATgagttttttttgttgaaatctTCTCTTTTTCTGCAGCAGCCTTAAACTTGGCCATTCTCAAAGACGACCCTCTCACATATCTCACAACATCTCGAATCTTACTTATACAACTTTCATATTCAGCTAATCCATCTCTCACAACTATGTTTAAAATATGGGCATCACATCTTACATGCATATAATCACCTTTCAAGATTGCATGATCTCTATTATTAACTTTCTTAACCATGTGAGCAACACTAATATTATTAGAAGAAGCATTATCAACTGTAATTGTAAATACTCTACTTATGTCCCAATCATGCAAACATTGATCAATAGCCTTACCAAGAGTTTCTCCTTTAGTGTCCAAAACAATACAAAAATGGAGAATTCTCTTATGTAAGTTCCATGATTCATCAATAAAATGGGCAGTCAAACACATATAATGCAAATTTTGACACGAAATTCATGTATCAATGGTGAGGGAAACACGTTGGCCAGACTTAGTTGACAAATCTTTCAATCTTTTCTTCTCAGTTAAATAGAGATTAAAACAATCTCTAGTAAATGTGGATCAGGAAGGAACTTTAAATTATGCTCAACCAAATTCATCAAATACCTAAATCCCTCATATCCCACATGACTAAATGGAAGCTCATCCATAATTATCATCCTAGCAATggcttttctaattttttctgcATTATATATTTGTGCAGTGAGTTCTACACCCCGACCCACTTCtcttttttcacaaaaattcagtGTCTTCTGCTTCTTATCCATGTTAGAAGGAAAGAATTTGCAAACACTTATGTGTGCTAACAAATTTGATgtcccatttttttttctatgactACATGCATAATCTTTCTTGCAGTAATTACTGATagctttaatattattttatccttCACATCTTTTGTGAAATGATCCCAAGCAGGAGATGGATATTTAACAGGTTTGCGTTTACTTGGTAGATTAGAGTCATTATTTGTAGATGTTGGCGATGGTAATTCATCACTTGATGGTTCCATAGGACAACTATTAGAGCTCATCATTATGTTTGCACCTTTACTTTTGTTAATTTGAGAACTATTTGCTTGAGGCTGACTTTTATTGATGGACTCAATTGGAGATGGAATTCCAATCTGTTTTGATACTTCTACACAATCATCTCTCTCCATCTCCATCTACATACATAAaaaaaccaatatacatatatgtcaaTATACAAactaataaacaataaaatgcAAATATGAAGAACACAAAACTTAAActctaaattaaataaacactgaaaaaaattaagaaatagaCAATGAAAGTTATATCTTAATACTGTTATTACGAATCAAACATAAAAAGTTTCAAAATGTGGTATAGCATAATGCCAACTTATGTCCATATATTCTGcaacaattatttttcttttttcaattgaTCAGTTCTTCCATCTATCACAAATTGTGGTGAATTGGATTCACCTCATTCAAGAACACATCAGCTAGAAACTCAATTAATCACAGTAATGTTAAATGCAAGATCAACAAAATGATTAAAACAGAAAACTCAAGAGCAGAAGAAGAAAAGTAATACAAAATACATACACAGTAAAGATCAATATCAATGTTACACTGTACTAGGAACTTAGTCCTAAAACAATAGAGAAGCCACACTTATATAGTAACTAACCTAACAGAATGACATAATCAAAAATGTCATTGcactctgaaatctacacaaatcaacaaatataaaTGCAACCATCTTTGTGTTTCatgataaatataaataaaatgaaaaaataattcataaacaatttttttttttgtctaaacAACAGTTAAATAAGTGATTTTGGCATTTCTCTCATTCTTTTTCCTTCCACTCTTttcatattttcaaaaattcctggCTAACATAAAGTAtccaaaatattattacaataACAACACattgtattatttattgttagtataataaaatatcaaaatcaactcaactatttttatttaataatgtaataAAGATTGACATGATCGAAGTAAATGTAATAATGCTTTCCAAGAAGAACTTCATGTTGAAACCAACATTAATAAATAGTATCAGTATTTTGATAAACTGTGTTTGAATAGATGGTAGTATGAAGCACCAAAAGCAACAATCAACACTTACATTGAAAAATTTCAAACCCACATGCTCACCTTCCAAGCTAGCTCCGAGTTATTTGAATTGAACCATTATCATATTTCAAACAACAAAATCTAAAAGTGAAAGGAAAGAAAGACATCACCAAGTTAAACATGGTAAACCTTTCACTACTTAAGCAACAAGGAACGATAAATTTGAAATCACGTTAATTCAGACACGACTGTTTGCTGATGAAACAATAATAAGCAACCTCTTGCAGTGTGCCTAATCAGAGCTTCTAAACGCGATAGGGATAGTTACTTACATCAAAAGtatttcattatttatattatctaataaaaataaaaaagatggaCAGTAGATATATCATTTCTTTTACATCAAaagcataaataaatatattttgcacATAATAGAATATTTCTTTCAATAAATAGAGAACAATGGGTTAACCCTTGAAATAAGAGCATTAGGAAATTAGGAAAACAGAGAAAACACAAGCTTGGACTACGGTTCATCAGAAAAAATGTCAACAATGACTaaaatatgtgtgtgtgtgtgtgtgtgagagagagagagatatatatatatatacatatacatttaaCTAGAATCAAACGAATATCATACTTCCTTGATGAACGATGATATATGTTTTAAGTTTAAGTAGAGATTTCACTTTGAATTCTGCACATGCAATGAGTTAGGATAGGAGGTGTTAGAATCTGAATTTGGTATTTGGATTGATCATTCTGATCTGATcataaataaaagaagaaacACGATATTAATGTAACCTTACGTAcctaaagaaaaaaagagagtgagagACCATTGCAGAATGCAGACACATCATTTATTTGATACGTGCACCATCTAATATTACTTTTGTGATGTGTTGAATCTTAGGCCAATCTTCTCCTTTCTCTCTTTCACACTGTTTCTTTAACAAAGGACATCCATCAATATATAAACGAGTAAGAGATGTAGGCAGCCCTTCTTCTGGCAAGCACCCCAGCCTTGGACAACCACTAATATCCAATGTCTGAAGGGATGTGAGTTCTTGAAAGGCCTTCCCGTTTAGGGTCTCAAGGTTGCTACAACCTTGGatcatagttattaaatagttagaatcgacatttaaatggttaaatttgaaaattggcatttttgagaaagtaagatgcagaattgataaaactgcaaaatttgcaaaagtgaggcccaaatccatatagccttggccggccacttttataggaaatatcatctgatattttcattattttaatgccaaataattcaagcctaaccctatgtggtatgctataaatagatagtgaaggctttaggaaatatacactttcacatcttgtttccttaagagaaaaacctgaaccttctctctctaaacctagccgtcaccttcaccctcttcttcttccttgaataatttcgaacctcttagtgatagagtagtgcccacacacagcaagtgatacctcaatcatagtgaggaagatcgtgaagaaagatattcaacaagaaggagattcaacactaaagaaaggagagaaagagatccaggttcagatcttgataatactttgcgacagaaaggatacaagggttagagatctaaatggaaggagacatattattccgctgcacccaatgtaaggtttctcatactttatatgtgtttaatttataatcgttttagcagttcatatttagggtgttaatcaacatacttgtgagtagatctaagatcctggtaaaataatttgcaACATATTTATAGGCCATTCTTCCTTTCACGTACTTGCTGGGCAAATCTTGCTAGGGAAAATTTGACCATTGATTTGGTAGGTGGTCGATTCATCACATGGAGTTTAAAGATGTTAATTTGTACTGTACGATCACCTCATACGTGTCGCCTCAGGGTCCTCTTTTTAGAATTGCCCTTATCGATGGTCGTTGGATCACTCGGGCAGGTACAATTGGGTGTGCATGCTTTGTACTATGACATAATATGGGGGACAAAACCTAGTGTCGTACTCAAAAAAGCATGGTTGTCCAGTCTGCAGTCTAACATGTACATGTGGAGCCCTCCCGTGTCACTGGAAGCCCCTAGCCCTCGCGAGGCATTTGGCTTTTGTTCCTAGGACTGGGAAAGATCACGGATCGCGAATGCTCTCCGTGCCTTCGCCTTGCATGGATGTATCCTTTGCAGAGGCCCTTTCCAAGAGCTAGGGCTTCCCCCCTTCCAGAAACTGTGGTCGAAGGCACTAACCGGCCAGCTATCATCTAGCCTACTTGGATTAGAGTCCATGTGTCAAGCTTACGAAAAATCTAGACAACACCTAGGCCCAAGACCCAAGAACCAAACCCAAAATAGACGATCACAACATACCCAAGACCACACACCTTGTAATATACCCAAGAACCAAGACCAACAATCATAAATACCCAAGGCCAACAATCGCAGTATACTCTAGACCCAGCGATCGTAAAAACTCAAGGATGTTGATCGTAGTATACCCAATAACCAAACCCAAAGAATGATGAACCTAAAAAAGACCAAAAGCCACAGACCCAAGAACAACAAGAATAATGAACGCAATAAGTAGAACCCTAAACAGACAAAATTAGAAACCACTCCCTATGAACAGAGACGAAAACATAATAGAAATGAAAAATTGTGATCATTTTCAATGGCCCAAACTATCGTATTTACAATGGTTGGTCTTATGTGAGTGCTCATGTGAGTGGAGAACACTGAGAGAATCTTAGATGCATGGGAGAGTGGCTACTTTGAACGTGGCAAGTCGTTATAATTCAGCCGATCGACAAAACCACTCCATATGAAAAGAGACAAAAACGtatcaaaagacacaacaaaTTGCGATCCTTTTCAATGGCCCAAACCCTCGTATTaatagggaaacttacaaaaatactgaaatttgagttaacttttacaaaaaatactgtcacacggaaatttttttaaaaatactgtgtttttataaaacactagtagaacacaaaatagaacaactcaaaataacagtagaacaactaaaaacttAACAAAATTAGTATACCATATAAATTTTCCTATTTACAATGGTTAATCATACATGAGTGCTTTCGTGAGTAGGATAACGATGAGGGAATCTTGGATGCATGGGAGAGGAGTTGCTTTGAATGTGGCAAGTCATATTTCAACCAATCAACGTCTACTCGGTAAATTATGATAATTACAAAAGATATAGTATTTAATGatataaaattgaaaacatatgcatttttgtttttacaaaTCCAAATcatgtttctctctttaaaaAAACGCCAAATCGTGTTTTATAATCAGCAATACAAATAGTTTACATTGACAATGATTTTATTAAACACACATTTAAAGGGCATAACTAAGATGGTTTATATGTGATAAACCTTCTGGTGATCTTAACGGAGAAGAGAGCTACTACTGTTGTGAAGGGCACAAATAAGGCGTCAGGGACGGCCTTTATCATTTTAAGCTGTGGAACATTCTCTCCACTTCTTTTGGCTGCCATTGCTATTGGAGGGGTCACTATTCCTGTGATCATTGTTGCGCGATCGATCTTGTTCGGTTTCACATGCATTGCTATAAATTTCACGAACTTTGTCCTTTTATCTTCACTACTAGCTTTATTCCACACATTGTAGAAGAACTCCTAATTATTTTGTCATAGTAAATAACTACtctttgtattttgaaaaattagaaagaaaaagaaaaaattgaaggTAAAGCAATTCAAGATAAGTTACGGTGGTTgacaataattaatttattacctTTACTTCATCGCGTGGTGGCACATCGTAGTGTTTACCAGGCAATCCAGTGTTCAGAGTGCTGGGTAAAATTGTTTCATTAGGGTAAgagaaataaaattttagtgTTCTTTTTTTCGGTAATTCAAACAATTTATTCTGAAGCCCTTACTTGAAGATGTCGAGAATAGCGACTTGAAAGTCGTCAGGGGTGCTGATATTTTTGGCTACGAACTCGTTGTACACTTTTCCTGATAAGTAATCCAACATTTGCGAGTACAACGACCCTATCATGATGCAAATTAACTATGTTATTAGAGACAATATCAAGGATTCAAAGTTCCCATATAAAAGAAACATATTATAATGAAACAAcgaaaataaacatatatatgttTACAAAACGAGTAGCAAAAATACTGGCTTCCGTCATAGGAATTGGATAGTGTGTAATTCAAGGAAAAAATTAGATGAGCATTTAAGAGGTTCaaaaaaaatgtcaaaaaaaaaaagcaatgaccatttttatttttaattttcaaaacatGGACTCCGAAGCATAATACTGTAGATGCTTAAAGAGACGaattatatacaaaaaataatggaATGAAAAAAGTAAATGAACCAACCTCCTCCCATGAAACTCATAACCAATCCCATTTTGCAGAAAGCTAGAAAAATGGGGTGCCGTGGTATATGGTACATTAATGTGTAGCTATATAAAGCAGTCATGTTTGATAAGCTTAAGCAAAGTATCCATCGTTTTTTGGGCATCTATCCAGGAAATCTGATTCTTCGCTTGAAACTGACCTAAAACTTGAATAGGAGCCTATAGAGAGAGCATATCACATGCCATAAGTTGGCTGCTCATCTTTGTAATATATCTCCCAATGTCCAACATCTTCGCATGCTTTTGTTTCTCCGTTAGTCTTCTCTTTGGATAAATCAGCATGTCGTCAATATCAATTTTCAAAAAGTTGGTAACCACGAGTATTCCGTTGTGGGGCATTCAGTCTTTTCAGAGCTGATATCTGAATTAGCTTTGGTAATGAGATGAatccttgatttttttttttagtagttGAATTTGCCTGACCTTTTCCCAAACCCCCGTACCCGTCCTTTCCTAGTTTAAGTTAACTTGTCATGTGCTTCCATAACTGCCCCAAAGTTAAATGTAAACATTCCCAATGCGGTTCCAACCTGTTCCCAGACACGAACTCTTGGATAGTACCATCAACCTCAATGACACTTAAACCAACTTCCTTGTTTGCTCCATTCTCTGCCATCAAGCTTTCAGTTTCATCTGCATCACCCCACCTCCTCTCACTGGCATACAAATTTCTCATTGTTACATAATTTCCATCATTCTCCGGCTCCAGTTGTACTGCATTTTCCAAAGCTTTCTTAGCCCTTGAGAAATCATTGAAGTACCCACATGCAGAAAGAAAAGAACTCAAGATTATCCCATTAGCTTCATATGGCATTCTCTCAATCAATTTCTCGGCTTCCTCCAAGCATCCAGCCTTTCCTAACAGATCGATCATGCAACCATAGTGTTCTATCCGCGGGACAAGTTCAAAGCCTTCCATTGCTTCAAACCACTTTTTCCCTTCATCTACTAGACCGCTGTGGTTACAGGCAGATAAAACACCAAGGAAAGTTATGTCATTCGGCTTAAGTTTCTTATGTTGCATCTCCAAAAATAACTCCAACGCTTGATGACCACGGCCATTTACTGCCAATCCATTTATCATAGCATTCCAAGAAGCTGTTTCCTTTTCAGGCATCTCATCGAAAACAATTTTAGCTCTTGATATTTCGCCACATTTTGCATACATATCTATGAGTGCAGTACTGATTTTGGT is part of the Cannabis sativa cultivar Pink pepper isolate KNU-18-1 chromosome 5, ASM2916894v1, whole genome shotgun sequence genome and encodes:
- the LOC115717241 gene encoding uncharacterized protein LOC115717241 — protein: MPKKRWILCLSLSNMTALYSYTLMYHIPRHPIFLAFCKMGLVMSFMGGGSLYSQMLDYLSGKVYNEFVAKNISTPDDFQVAILDIFNTLNTGLPGKHYDVPPRDEVKEFFYNVWNKASSEDKRTKFVKFIAMHVKPNKIDRATMITGIVTPPIAMAAKRSGENVPQLKMIKAVPDALFVPFTTVVALFSVKITRRFITYKPS